GATGGAATTCGGATCATTTCAAGTGTTCTTGGTCAAAGTATCGCTCTTGATCATTACATACGGCAGGTACTGTGATTGAGCAAAGTCAAGAAACTATTTTAATGTGGTTGCAAGGTTTAAAGTTCTAAGAAGCTACTTTAATAGGTCGATGATATGGTTGAGGAATTTACTGAAATAAATCGTATCATGGAGAAGACTGGGGACTTCACAATGAAAAGAAAGAAGCTCTTTCAACTTGTGGGCAAGGCTAATTCTAATCTTGCAGATGTTATCATTAGACTTGGCCTTTTTGACAGGCATGTACTCTAAGTGTTGCACTCCCTCCTCCTGCATATTATAtatcatatactccctccgatccatattaattgacGCACACTTAATACACCTTTGTACTAAAGTTGTACTAGATTTTTGTCAATtcatatggatcggagggagtatcatATATTTCAGCAATGTATGTGTTGTCATTTTCTGGAAGGAAGGAATTTCATTATGCATCAACCCCATGTGCTGTGTTGTCTTATGGAACAGAAGGCACGTAACTCTAAAAATTAAAAAGACAACTTGAGATCGTAGCCATGTAGGACTATATGATAATTGATATCTATAGGCCAGTTTGGTACTCACATGGCACTTCTCTCGGAAAAAGAAACAGTAatatttattctgttcattgaaTAACTTTCCTCATGCTTTCAAGAAAGGTTGATATTTTGATCTCCACACATACAAAATATACAATGCCACAGCTCTTTATGTTTTTAGTCTTTTTACTAGCATTGTGTTCCGCTTCGAGATTGAAAGAACCACAGATGCACTGAGAGACTATTATTCCCAGAATTAGCTAAGAGCCTAAGACACgctcaaaataaaataaaattagcTAAGACAGTTATGAAAAAGAGACTTTGTTAATCTGTACTTAAATGCATAACATGGATGCTAGAATCTTCTTTTTCATCGTAATATGAACAACATGATTTTTTTATAGGTCAGAAATTGCTTGGAAAAATGCAAATTATGCACAAATTCTGGAGTATCTTCGGGAAGAATATGAACTGAATCAACGTTTTGGAAGCCTAGACTTCAAGCTGAAATTTGTGGAGGTATTATGTTTGTTCTTCTTTAGTGCAATAGCCGATTTCATCCATCCTATTTCTCATTTTCACTTACAATTTATTGTTGGTAACAGCACAATGTTCATTTTCTTCAAGAAGTGCTCCAAAATAGACGATCGAATTTTCTGGAGTGGGGTGTCATAATTCTGCTGGCTATTGAGATTGTGATCTCACTATACGAAATTATCAAGGATTCCAGCATGATGTCTTGAGCACTCTCACTCATTGGCCCATAGCTCATCTGTCATCACCTACTGCTATATTAATTACATTCTCCTCTTTCTGTCGCCATTCCCTACTGATCTCTAACCTCAGTTGAAAGCAGCTGGACTAGGCTATGTTCCCTTCAGGCACTCTCTGATTGCCCTGGTATTGCCTAGAGTGCATTTTTGGGTTTTATCCTTTTGTCTCGAGGAAATTTTATAGGTCAGAAAATTAGTTCCTTCACTCTCCAATGACCTAATTGACCAGCAACATCCAGGGCGTTGGTGCTTGGTAAACCTTTTTAGTTTTCCAGAGGTGTTCTTATTAGATGCTCTCTTTTCAACAACAATGCTGGCAGGGTTCAGTTATATTATTTTAGGCTTATGTTAGGTTCTGTCCTTTTGGTGACAAAAAAAAGGCTCACCATTACTCAATGGCATTTTGAATTACTTTGCACTAGTATTTCTCACATTTAGTATCAGAAATACCTTGAGATGAATTTCCCTGTGTTCCAGCAGTAGTTTATATGGTTCTGAAATGTTAGGGTTTTCGTTACCATGGGTATTCGACCTGATAATGGTGCATGCTAAATCAGTGCTTCAAATCCCTGGTTTCTGCAGGTGTCAATATGTACCCATGGGTAGTCGCAAAAGGATTTAAAAGTAACTAAATATACCTAGGGTTCCTTTAGACAATTTTTCTATTTACTGAccaagaaattcaaaggtgcacCCAGGAAAATGTAATGTCACGAATGGCAAAAAATTCTGAGAAAACATTACGTACGTACATGACCAATTCCTTTCTGGACTCgtctcaaaaaagaaaagaaaaatccTTTCTGTGCTTGTAAAATTTCTTGGAAAAAGCCAAACTTTTGCTCCATGTGCAAAAGCAACAGATCTATTGTTCATTTTTTAGAGTATAGAGATAGAGATATGTTTCCTTCCTCCTGGGACACAGAAATGTTTTTAATGAAATTTTTAAGAAAATGAGGTTTTGAGGGTGTCGATGCAGGGAGAAGACACGCACATAAATGTAATCTCACAATTAATACCTTCCATAGATAGCCAACACGAAGAATTAGGAAATGAAATGACGAGCAAACAGAGCACGGCATTAGGAAAAGTGACAAGACTGCCGCACTTGGGTTCTCGTGTCACTCGAGCTGTCAAATTCCTGCTAGTATCTAAAATAAACCTTGCCTCAAAAAGAAAATCTAAAATCAACCGCAGGAGGGTTCGCTCACATCGTGCCTCGTGTCTCTTGCCATTTGCTTCACGATTACTgtattgttttttgttttgcggGTGATTACTGTATTGTTTTTTGGGTGAAGTTTACTCACACCGCACAGATTGTAAAGAGTTATGAGCACCACCAATCTCACTTTTTTCGCCAGTCCCTTTAAGACACTAACACATTTCCATCAGTTATCACAAACCTGAGGGAACTtcttttctcaaaaaaaaaaatgcTTAtaatcttttcttcttcttcttgttcacGATTTGCAGCCTGTGCTATATTTGTCTCAGCACTTGCGTGTGCGCATCATTACCAAAATGCCGGAACAAAACTTGCAGGAAATACGCAAACTTCCAAAGCACGCTTTCTTTATCAGTAAGTACCTTCCATACACGGCCACACAGTGGCGCTAAAGGCCTGGACGGCCCATACTCGAAAAGACCCATTGGTCCCTTCCCTCTCCGctcacacacggtcacgctcacaCCGCAAACGGCAAACCCAGAACCGCCGCGCAGAgcgaggccgcggcggcggcgacggcccaCGAGACGACGCCGTGGCGCGCGGCCGCGTTGGGCGACGGCGCCGCGGCGTGCGGCGGCTGCGCGGGGCTGTCCTCGACGAGCACGGTGACCTTCATGCCGCTCCAGCAGTAGCCGCGGCTGCAGATGAAGTAGTAGCGGCCCGTGTAGTTGAGCTGGAACACGAAGCCGCGGCCGCGGTCGTAGCTGACGAGGGGGTTGCTCGGGTCGCACTTGTCGTACGCCGTCTGGTTCGCCACCTGCACCACGTCGTACATGCCCTTGGCGTAGTTGAACTCTGCAGCAGCATACGCGCGTATGTGCACGATCGGATCAGTTGGCCGGGACGGGAAATGGT
The Aegilops tauschii subsp. strangulata cultivar AL8/78 chromosome 3, Aet v6.0, whole genome shotgun sequence genome window above contains:
- the LOC109757563 gene encoding early nodulin-like protein 19, whose protein sequence is MAVTPNLPLLLLATSLLLAAAPLPSAAEKFVVGDKKNWAPNVNYTTWPDQYHFHVGDWLQFNYAKGMYDVVQVANQTAYDKCDPSNPLVSYDRGRGFVFQLNYTGRYYFICSRGYCWSGMKVTVLVEDSPAQPPHAAAPSPNAAARHGVVSWAVAAAAASLCAAVLGLPFAV